Proteins encoded together in one Mycolicibacter minnesotensis window:
- a CDS encoding WhiB family transcriptional regulator, with product MAPPCTTNPELWFGYPDADGADGAAKARAYEQSATAARLQCLRRCPLAQQRRCAALAVECREEYGVWAGVKLPGGQYRKRAELARAHAVLRAIASGEINTRELPDNQALLASHESQAPVLPATIFHLPGGTLGPRSAA from the coding sequence ATGGCACCCCCCTGCACCACAAACCCCGAGCTGTGGTTCGGCTACCCCGACGCCGACGGGGCCGACGGCGCCGCGAAGGCCCGGGCCTATGAACAGTCCGCCACCGCGGCCCGGCTGCAGTGCTTACGCCGCTGCCCGCTCGCCCAGCAACGCCGATGCGCGGCGCTGGCTGTGGAATGCCGCGAGGAATACGGCGTGTGGGCCGGCGTGAAGCTGCCAGGCGGTCAGTACCGCAAGCGCGCCGAGCTGGCCCGCGCCCACGCGGTGCTGCGGGCGATCGCCAGCGGCGAGATCAACACCCGCGAACTACCCGACAATCAGGCGCTGCTGGCCAGCCATGAGAGTCAGGCGCCGGTATTGCCTGCGACGATTTTTCACCTGCCCGGCGGCACTCTCGGTCCCCGCTCAGCGGCCTGA